A part of Pseudomonas lutea genomic DNA contains:
- a CDS encoding CobW family GTP-binding protein produces the protein MLQNIPTHVIAGPLGAGKTSLIRHLLRHKPRHERWAVLINEFGQIGLDAALLTTAEDGIALGEVAGGCLCCVNGVPFQVGLGRLLRKSRPDRLLIEPSGLGHPLQLIKQLHAAPWAGVLAVQPSVMVLDAQALTSGTVLPGAQQEALMHAGLLLLNKSAGLNGAERHAVTAALPDCAVHWTDHGVLPLDLLPGINVQAQMGADDPALPKSLAEMPGAWPDAMAPVCLIQQQAEGWSIGWRWHPERVFDASHVHAWLRSLGWQRAKMVIHSERGWVSSNALSEEDLSWTHSEWRKDSRLELIFDCPQDEAAMQQAMAACLV, from the coding sequence CTGCTGCAGAACATCCCCACTCATGTCATCGCCGGCCCGCTGGGCGCTGGCAAGACAAGCCTGATCAGGCATCTTTTGAGGCACAAGCCCAGGCACGAGCGCTGGGCTGTCCTGATCAATGAGTTCGGCCAGATTGGCCTGGATGCTGCGCTGTTGACGACCGCCGAAGATGGTATCGCACTTGGGGAAGTGGCTGGCGGCTGTCTGTGCTGCGTTAACGGTGTACCGTTCCAGGTGGGTCTCGGACGTCTGTTGCGCAAGAGCAGACCTGATCGCCTGCTCATTGAGCCCTCCGGGCTAGGGCATCCGCTTCAGTTGATCAAGCAGTTACACGCTGCGCCTTGGGCCGGTGTTCTGGCGGTTCAACCCAGTGTCATGGTGCTGGATGCCCAGGCGCTGACCAGCGGCACGGTGTTGCCCGGCGCCCAGCAAGAAGCGTTGATGCACGCGGGCCTGCTGCTGCTGAACAAGTCAGCCGGGCTCAATGGTGCAGAGCGGCATGCAGTCACCGCTGCGCTACCTGACTGCGCGGTGCACTGGACCGACCACGGTGTTTTGCCTCTGGATTTACTGCCAGGGATCAACGTTCAGGCCCAGATGGGCGCAGACGATCCTGCACTACCCAAGTCTCTGGCAGAAATGCCCGGAGCATGGCCCGACGCGATGGCGCCGGTCTGCTTGATCCAGCAGCAGGCCGAAGGCTGGAGCATAGGCTGGCGCTGGCACCCTGAGCGCGTATTTGATGCCTCACATGTACATGCCTGGTTACGGTCTTTGGGCTGGCAGCGTGCAAAAATGGTTATCCACAGCGAACGGGGATGGGTCTCAAGCAACGCTCTGAGTGAAGAGGATTTAAGCTGGACCCACAGCGAGTGGCGCAAAGACTCACGTCTTGAGCTGATCTTCGACTGTCCTCAGGATGAGGCTGCGATGCAGCAGGCGATGGCGGCCTGCCTGGTGTAA
- the cfaB gene encoding C17 cyclopropane fatty acid synthase CfaB, producing the protein MLAQLPPALKNLHLPLRLRLWDGNELELGSDPSVTILVKDPSLVSDFTHPSLDLLGSAFVEGRLELEGSISEVVRVCDELTKALGDEDDNNPPARTEHDKATDAASISYHYDLSNDFYQLWLDRDMVYSCAYFKTGTETLDQAQQDKFHHLCRKLRLKPGEYLLDVGCGWGGLARFAAREYGVRVFGITLSREQLSLAQERVRAEGLQDRIDLQLLDYRDLPKDGRFDKVVSVGMFEHVGHANLELYAKCLFDAVKEGGLVMNHGITAKHTDGRPVGRGAGDFIDRYVFPNGELPHLSMISGFVSEAGLEVVDVESLRLHYAKTLEHWSARLEEKLDIAAAMVPEQALRIFRLYLAGCAYAFSKGWINLHQILAVKPRADGSHDLPMTRDDLYL; encoded by the coding sequence ATGCTTGCGCAACTTCCACCGGCGTTAAAAAACCTGCATTTGCCGCTTCGTCTGCGTCTGTGGGACGGCAACGAGCTTGAGTTGGGCAGTGACCCCTCCGTTACGATTCTGGTGAAAGACCCATCGTTGGTCTCCGACTTCACCCATCCAAGCCTGGACTTGCTGGGCAGTGCTTTTGTGGAGGGTCGACTTGAGCTGGAGGGTTCTATCAGCGAGGTGGTACGCGTCTGCGATGAACTGACAAAAGCGCTCGGCGATGAGGATGACAATAATCCTCCAGCGCGGACTGAACACGATAAGGCCACCGACGCTGCGTCGATCTCCTACCACTACGACCTTTCCAATGACTTCTACCAGCTGTGGCTGGACCGGGACATGGTCTATTCCTGCGCCTATTTCAAGACTGGCACTGAAACACTGGATCAAGCGCAACAAGACAAGTTTCACCACCTGTGCCGCAAGCTGCGTCTGAAACCGGGTGAGTACCTCTTGGATGTGGGCTGCGGCTGGGGAGGGCTGGCACGCTTCGCAGCTCGCGAATACGGGGTCAGGGTCTTCGGCATCACCTTGAGTCGCGAGCAACTTTCCCTGGCGCAGGAACGAGTCCGTGCCGAGGGTCTGCAGGACAGGATCGACCTGCAACTGCTGGACTACCGCGACCTGCCCAAGGATGGCCGTTTCGATAAGGTCGTCAGCGTTGGCATGTTTGAGCACGTCGGCCATGCCAACCTGGAGCTATATGCCAAATGCCTGTTTGACGCGGTGAAGGAGGGCGGCCTGGTGATGAACCACGGCATTACAGCCAAGCACACCGATGGTCGCCCCGTCGGCCGAGGCGCTGGTGATTTCATTGACCGTTACGTGTTTCCCAATGGAGAGCTCCCGCACCTGTCGATGATCAGCGGATTCGTCAGCGAAGCGGGTTTGGAAGTGGTCGATGTCGAAAGCCTTCGTCTGCACTACGCGAAGACTCTGGAGCACTGGAGCGCTCGCCTGGAGGAGAAACTCGACATCGCGGCTGCGATGGTGCCGGAGCAGGCGCTACGGATATTCAGGCTTTATCTGGCGGGGTGCGCTTATGCGTTTTCCAAGGGCTGGATCAATCTTCATCAGATACTGGCGGTCAAGCCGCGTGCCGACGGCAGCCATGATTTGCCCATGACGCGCGACGACTTATACCTGTAA
- the zigA gene encoding zinc metallochaperone GTPase ZigA, translating into MNRLPVTVLSGFLGAGKSTLLNHILRNREDLRVAVIVNDMSDINIDGGEVQRDVSLNRAEEKLVEMSNGCICCTLREDLLEEVSRLAHEGRFDYLLIESTGISEPLPVAETFTFCDEQGRSLSDVARLDTMVTVVDGLNFLQDFNAAENLSTRGQTLGEDDDRSITDLLIEQIEFADVILISKIDLISSADRQELTAILRRLNSEADILPMVMGAVPLGKILDTGRFDFERAAQAPGWLKELRGEHTPESEEYGIASRTYRARRPFHPQRFFDLLNAPWENGRLLRSKGSFWLANKHEDAGSWSQAGGLMRHGFAGRWWRFVPKAQWPADDEDIRAIMKSWDGETGDCRQELVFIGQNIDFARLAAALDECLLTDAELALGVAGWRSMPDPFGDWYHNAA; encoded by the coding sequence ATGAACCGTCTTCCCGTTACCGTCCTGTCCGGCTTTCTTGGCGCAGGCAAAAGCACGCTGTTGAACCACATTCTGCGCAATCGTGAGGATCTTCGGGTTGCCGTTATCGTCAATGACATGAGTGACATCAATATTGATGGCGGCGAGGTGCAGCGGGATGTCAGCCTCAATCGCGCAGAGGAAAAGCTTGTTGAGATGAGCAATGGCTGCATCTGCTGCACCTTGCGCGAAGACCTGCTGGAGGAGGTGAGCCGACTTGCCCATGAGGGCAGATTCGACTATTTGCTGATCGAGTCCACCGGCATCTCCGAGCCCCTTCCAGTGGCCGAAACATTCACCTTTTGCGATGAGCAGGGCCGAAGCCTGAGCGATGTAGCGCGTCTGGATACTATGGTCACGGTGGTTGATGGCCTGAACTTCCTGCAGGATTTCAACGCGGCAGAAAACCTGAGTACCCGTGGCCAGACTTTGGGCGAGGATGATGATCGCTCCATTACTGACCTGCTGATCGAACAGATCGAGTTCGCCGACGTCATCCTGATCAGCAAGATCGACCTGATCAGCTCAGCCGATCGGCAAGAGCTAACGGCCATTTTGCGCCGCCTCAATAGCGAGGCAGATATTCTGCCGATGGTCATGGGTGCCGTCCCGTTGGGCAAAATCCTCGACACCGGCCGTTTCGATTTCGAGCGAGCAGCTCAGGCGCCAGGCTGGCTCAAGGAGCTACGCGGCGAGCACACACCAGAAAGCGAAGAGTACGGGATCGCATCAAGGACTTATCGAGCGCGTCGGCCCTTCCACCCGCAACGCTTCTTCGACCTGCTGAACGCACCATGGGAAAACGGACGACTGTTACGCTCCAAAGGCTCGTTCTGGCTCGCGAACAAGCATGAGGATGCCGGTAGCTGGTCCCAGGCCGGCGGCTTGATGCGGCACGGGTTTGCCGGCCGCTGGTGGCGGTTCGTGCCCAAGGCACAGTGGCCGGCTGACGACGAAGACATCCGGGCGATCATGAAGAGTTGGGACGGCGAAACAGGCGATTGCCGGCAGGAGTTGGTGTTCATCGGTCAGAACATCGACTTTGCCCGACTGGCCGCCGCACTGGATGAATGTCTGCTCACCGACGCCGAGCTGGCACTTGGCGTCGCAGGCTGGCGCTCAATGCCAGATCCGTTCGGCGACTGGTACCACAACGCGGCATAG
- a CDS encoding cation-translocating P-type ATPase: protein MSGEAAHNHSHDHAAPVVPGSMLTGREQRSAARQLTLAMLALGLLALGLVWRFFAPGQVGVSQLLLGAASLLVAIPVVSAGWHSLRYPSLHGITDQLIALAMLGAWATGDLMTAALLPIIMIFGHVLEERSVIGSQEAIQALGRLTRSHARRIDEDGSIREVDNGTLVAGDRVEVRAGDRVPADGRVISGQASLDTAPITGESVPLEARAGMEVFGGAINLDGLLRIEVTRIGNESTLGKVIALMQSAERSKPPITRLLERYAGSYMVLVLLIAAVTWFITNNAQAMLAVLVAACPCALVLSAPATAIAGIAVAARHGILIRSSAFLEELADLTSLVVDKTGTLTYGSLRLQSVQAEEGVHDEVLALAASLGSASSHPVSRALANLVEKDHLLALDDIRERQGLGVVAQTARGEAALGRPELFAQLGIVTSPVPDHDGPIAGLAVDRHFIAWLLLADSLKPEARQALSELRELGMGRQLLLTGDRQSVADSLGKEVGISDIHAQALPEDKLTRVMSEIKKGFRPMVVGDGINDSLALKAGVVGVAMGAGGADIALASADIVLIGSDLRRLGTCVRLSRQCRHTLQVNVIIGLGWTLAIVAMAAFGVLGAAGAMIAAVLHNLSTLLVLGNAGRLLRFHEPIAKFHSALKP from the coding sequence ATGAGTGGCGAAGCCGCGCACAACCATTCCCATGATCACGCCGCGCCTGTCGTACCGGGCAGCATGCTGACGGGCCGAGAGCAGCGCAGCGCTGCCCGTCAGTTGACCCTGGCAATGCTTGCCTTGGGGTTGCTGGCACTAGGTTTGGTCTGGCGATTCTTCGCGCCCGGGCAGGTAGGCGTCAGCCAATTATTATTGGGCGCAGCTTCTCTTCTGGTGGCGATCCCGGTAGTCAGCGCGGGATGGCACAGCCTGCGCTACCCCAGCTTGCATGGCATCACCGATCAGCTGATTGCTTTGGCTATGCTGGGCGCCTGGGCAACGGGAGATTTGATGACCGCTGCACTACTGCCGATCATTATGATCTTCGGCCACGTGTTGGAGGAGCGCAGTGTCATCGGCTCTCAAGAGGCCATTCAGGCGCTGGGTCGGCTCACTCGCAGCCATGCGCGGCGGATCGACGAGGATGGATCAATCCGCGAAGTTGATAACGGCACGCTGGTCGCCGGTGATCGGGTTGAAGTCCGGGCTGGCGACCGTGTGCCGGCTGACGGACGAGTAATCTCCGGGCAGGCCAGTCTCGACACGGCGCCGATCACCGGAGAGTCAGTGCCGCTGGAAGCGCGGGCCGGAATGGAAGTCTTCGGCGGTGCGATTAACCTCGATGGCTTGCTGCGCATCGAAGTAACACGTATTGGCAACGAATCCACGCTGGGCAAAGTCATCGCCCTGATGCAAAGCGCTGAACGCTCGAAACCGCCGATCACGCGCCTGCTCGAACGATACGCGGGCAGCTACATGGTACTGGTGCTGCTGATCGCGGCGGTGACATGGTTCATCACCAACAATGCCCAGGCGATGCTGGCTGTTCTGGTCGCCGCGTGCCCCTGCGCGCTGGTGTTGTCTGCGCCGGCCACGGCCATCGCAGGCATTGCCGTCGCCGCCCGTCACGGGATTCTGATTCGCAGTTCTGCATTCCTCGAAGAACTGGCGGACCTTACCTCGCTGGTTGTCGACAAGACGGGGACGCTGACGTACGGCAGTCTGCGTTTACAGTCGGTGCAGGCAGAAGAGGGCGTGCACGATGAGGTGCTCGCGTTGGCGGCAAGTCTGGGCTCAGCCAGCAGTCATCCGGTGAGTCGCGCGTTGGCGAATCTGGTGGAGAAGGATCATCTGCTGGCGCTGGATGACATTCGCGAGCGCCAGGGCCTGGGTGTTGTCGCGCAAACGGCGCGGGGTGAAGCGGCGTTGGGTCGCCCCGAACTGTTCGCGCAGTTGGGCATTGTGACCTCACCGGTTCCGGATCACGACGGCCCCATTGCAGGCCTTGCCGTCGATCGCCATTTCATCGCCTGGCTGCTTCTGGCTGACAGCCTCAAACCGGAGGCCCGTCAAGCGCTGAGCGAGTTACGCGAGCTGGGCATGGGGCGACAATTGTTGCTGACGGGAGACCGCCAAAGCGTAGCGGATAGCCTGGGCAAGGAGGTGGGCATCAGCGACATTCACGCTCAGGCCTTGCCGGAAGACAAACTCACCCGGGTCATGAGCGAAATCAAAAAAGGCTTTCGTCCGATGGTCGTCGGGGACGGCATCAACGATTCTCTGGCACTCAAAGCCGGGGTGGTCGGGGTCGCGATGGGGGCGGGCGGAGCCGACATCGCCCTGGCCTCTGCCGACATCGTGCTGATCGGTAGCGACCTGCGCCGCCTGGGTACCTGCGTGCGACTGAGCCGGCAGTGTCGGCATACGTTGCAGGTCAACGTCATCATCGGGTTGGGCTGGACGCTGGCCATTGTCGCAATGGCGGCGTTCGGCGTTCTGGGCGCAGCAGGAGCGATGATTGCCGCGGTGCTGCATAACCTCAGTACACTCCTTGTGCTTGGTAACGCGGGCCGGCTGCTTCGCTTTCATGAGCCCATCGCGAAATTTCATAGTGCTTTAAAGCCCTGA
- the pdxY gene encoding pyridoxal kinase PdxY has protein sequence MKRSPHLLAIQSHVVFGHAGNSAAVFPMQRIGINVWPLNTVQFSNHTQYGQWAGEVLAPQQIPALVQGIAAIGELGNCDAVLSGYLGSAAQGRAILTAVAQIKRANPRALYLCDPVMGHPEKGCIVPQEVSDFLLDEAAAVADFLCPNQLELDSFSGRQPDSLADCLGMARALLARGPKAVVVKHLAYPGKPADGFEMLLVTADESWHLRRPLLAFPRQPVGVGDLTSGLFLSRVLLGDNLRSAFEFAASAVHEVLLETQACGSYELELVRAQDRIAHPRVRFEAVRL, from the coding sequence ATGAAACGTTCGCCCCATCTACTCGCCATCCAGTCGCATGTCGTATTTGGTCACGCGGGGAACAGCGCAGCCGTGTTCCCTATGCAGCGTATCGGCATTAATGTCTGGCCGTTGAATACCGTTCAGTTCTCCAACCACACGCAATATGGCCAGTGGGCGGGCGAAGTGCTGGCGCCGCAGCAAATCCCGGCGTTGGTCCAGGGCATCGCCGCGATAGGCGAGCTGGGCAATTGCGACGCGGTGCTGTCCGGGTACCTGGGGAGCGCCGCGCAGGGGCGAGCGATTTTAACCGCCGTTGCGCAAATCAAACGCGCCAACCCTCGCGCGCTGTACCTGTGTGACCCTGTCATGGGGCACCCGGAAAAGGGCTGCATCGTGCCGCAGGAGGTCAGCGATTTCCTGCTTGATGAAGCCGCGGCGGTTGCTGATTTCCTCTGCCCTAACCAGCTTGAGCTGGACAGCTTCTCGGGTCGTCAGCCCGACTCGCTGGCTGACTGCCTCGGCATGGCGCGTGCGCTGCTTGCCCGAGGCCCCAAGGCGGTTGTGGTCAAGCACCTGGCTTACCCGGGCAAGCCTGCGGACGGCTTCGAAATGCTGCTGGTCACTGCAGACGAAAGCTGGCACCTGCGCCGGCCGCTTCTGGCATTTCCGCGACAGCCGGTTGGGGTGGGCGATTTAACTTCGGGCTTGTTTCTTTCCAGAGTTCTGCTGGGTGACAACCTGCGCAGCGCGTTTGAATTTGCAGCCTCGGCGGTGCACGAGGTGTTGCTGGAGACCCAGGCCTGCGGCAGCTACGAGCTGGAGCTGGTGCGCGCGCAGGACCGAATCGCTCACCCGCGCGTCAGGTTCGAGGCGGTCCGGCTGTAA
- the cls gene encoding cardiolipin synthase, which produces MDYHSPYFFGYLLGFTHLLGIVAAIHALLTVRTAQGSIAWAMPLIFIPYVALIPYLVFGRSTFDAYIKARRQANTEMRTAIADFNWKPWIEEAVAARRSDAYRSLRAMPKLGRMPCLANNEVKLLINGDETFSAIFEAIKSAREVVFVQFFIIHDDDLGRRLQALLLERAAAGVAIYVLYDRIGSHALPARYIDELRAGGVQIKAFATRGGWLTRFQINFRNHRKIVVVDGVKGFVGGHNVGDEYLGLKPPLAPWRDTHVAVIGPVVACLQESFAEDWFWATRELPPLILPDSYPEDGVLCQLLASGPADAQETCSLFFVEAIHAATERVWITTPYFIPDEAVSAALRLAVLRGVDVRLLLPSRPDHYTVYAASSLFAFEAVRAGVRIFRYKPGFLHQKVVLVDSAISAIGSANLDNRSFRLNFELMLLTVDEDFAREVENMLIDDFALSHEISSEESKETHHLQQLGMRVARLISPIL; this is translated from the coding sequence ATGGATTACCACAGCCCGTATTTCTTTGGCTATTTGCTCGGTTTCACGCACCTGCTGGGCATTGTCGCAGCAATCCACGCCTTACTCACCGTTCGAACGGCTCAGGGCTCGATTGCCTGGGCAATGCCGCTCATTTTTATCCCCTACGTCGCGCTGATTCCTTACTTGGTGTTCGGCCGAAGCACGTTCGACGCTTACATCAAAGCGCGACGTCAGGCGAATACTGAAATGCGCACGGCGATCGCGGATTTCAACTGGAAGCCCTGGATTGAAGAGGCCGTAGCCGCTCGAAGATCGGATGCCTATCGCTCACTGCGCGCGATGCCGAAGTTGGGGCGGATGCCCTGTCTGGCAAACAATGAAGTAAAGCTACTGATCAACGGTGACGAAACATTCAGCGCGATCTTCGAGGCCATAAAGAGCGCACGCGAGGTCGTCTTCGTTCAGTTTTTCATCATTCATGACGATGACTTGGGACGTCGCCTGCAGGCGTTGTTACTCGAACGTGCAGCAGCGGGCGTCGCGATTTATGTGCTCTATGATCGAATCGGGAGCCATGCACTGCCGGCGCGTTACATCGATGAGCTGCGCGCCGGTGGTGTCCAGATCAAAGCATTCGCCACCAGAGGCGGCTGGCTGACTCGCTTTCAGATCAACTTCCGCAACCACCGCAAGATCGTAGTGGTAGACGGAGTAAAGGGCTTCGTCGGAGGGCACAACGTGGGCGACGAATACCTCGGACTCAAGCCACCGCTCGCACCTTGGCGTGATACTCACGTGGCTGTTATCGGCCCCGTTGTGGCGTGCCTGCAAGAGTCATTCGCCGAAGACTGGTTTTGGGCAACCCGAGAACTGCCGCCGCTGATCTTGCCGGACAGCTATCCGGAAGACGGGGTCCTCTGCCAACTGCTCGCAAGCGGCCCTGCCGATGCGCAGGAAACCTGCTCTCTGTTTTTCGTTGAGGCCATCCACGCAGCGACCGAACGCGTATGGATCACCACACCGTATTTCATCCCAGATGAAGCCGTCTCAGCCGCGTTGCGTCTGGCCGTATTACGGGGCGTAGACGTGCGTCTGCTGCTGCCATCGCGGCCTGATCATTACACGGTGTATGCCGCCTCGAGCCTGTTCGCGTTTGAAGCAGTGCGTGCAGGGGTTCGTATCTTTCGCTACAAGCCCGGGTTTCTTCACCAAAAGGTTGTGCTGGTCGACAGTGCGATCTCGGCTATCGGCAGTGCGAACCTGGACAATCGCTCGTTTCGGCTCAACTTCGAACTCATGCTCCTCACCGTGGATGAGGACTTCGCGCGTGAAGTCGAGAACATGCTGATTGACGACTTCGCCTTGTCCCACGAGATTTCCAGCGAAGAAAGTAAAGAGACCCATCACCTCCAGCAACTGGGCATGAGAGTGGCGAGGCTGATTTCGCCCATCCTGTGA
- a CDS encoding DUF3617 domain-containing protein, producing MKKRVLALMVCLTAPLAQAQVLQPGLWELSSSNMQVDGQQMPDLHVMLSQLQMMAPQQRAAMEQMLEKQGVTLGGKGVRICLTQEQVKNEQIPLTDPKSGCTQQVTDRTGKTWKFKFSCPRAQGTGTAQFLSDREFNTHVIGSFNATGQQQNGSMDTRAVWLGQQCGTVKPRT from the coding sequence ATGAAAAAGCGCGTACTTGCGTTGATGGTTTGTCTGACTGCTCCCCTCGCTCAGGCGCAAGTCCTGCAACCGGGTCTGTGGGAATTGAGCTCCAGCAACATGCAGGTGGACGGGCAGCAGATGCCTGATCTGCACGTGATGCTTTCCCAGTTGCAAATGATGGCGCCGCAGCAACGAGCGGCCATGGAACAAATGCTGGAAAAACAAGGCGTTACTCTGGGCGGAAAAGGCGTGCGTATTTGCCTGACGCAGGAGCAGGTCAAGAATGAGCAAATCCCGCTCACCGACCCTAAGTCCGGCTGTACTCAGCAAGTCACTGACCGCACCGGCAAGACCTGGAAATTCAAATTTAGCTGCCCGCGAGCTCAGGGCACAGGCACCGCCCAGTTCCTGAGTGACCGGGAGTTTAATACGCATGTGATTGGGTCCTTCAACGCAACGGGCCAGCAGCAAAATGGCAGCATGGACACCCGTGCGGTATGGCTTGGCCAGCAATGCGGAACGGTCAAACCGAGAACCTGA
- a CDS encoding DUF3301 domain-containing protein, with product MLTLGNIFVLMLLASGAAWLWHAHGLRERALERVKQHCAKLDLELLDGNVALKRVTFKRDNEGRKRLARVYNFEFTVTGEHRHPGTITMFGAHAAQIELAPYPFEIKDPKPTAEIIQLSQWRQEHNKWKQ from the coding sequence ATGCTGACACTGGGCAACATTTTCGTGCTGATGCTGTTGGCGAGCGGCGCCGCTTGGCTGTGGCACGCCCACGGCCTGCGGGAGCGGGCGCTCGAAAGGGTCAAGCAGCATTGTGCCAAGCTTGACCTCGAGTTGCTCGATGGCAACGTGGCGCTGAAGCGAGTGACCTTCAAGCGAGACAACGAGGGCCGCAAGCGTTTGGCGCGGGTCTACAACTTCGAGTTCACCGTGACTGGCGAGCATCGTCATCCGGGCACGATCACTATGTTCGGTGCCCATGCGGCGCAGATCGAACTGGCGCCCTACCCGTTCGAAATCAAGGACCCCAAGCCAACCGCCGAGATCATCCAGCTGAGCCAGTGGCGGCAGGAGCACAATAAGTGGAAGCAGTGA
- a CDS encoding N-acetylmuramoyl-L-alanine amidase produces the protein MHRRQMLLNMILASAAFALPFSVNATQIRNARLWRSDSKLRLVFDLSGPVQYKTFTLSAPERIIIDVSGAHLEGDFSQLALENTPIKSIRSGHFGASDTRIVLDLTSPVQLNSFLLGPEGSQGNRLVLDLGHDALARAPVQLAAAAPLVKEPQAPLAARDRSKRDIMVVVDAGHGGKDPGAVGSRGEREKDVVLSIAQLLAKRLKREKGFDVRLVRNDDFFVPLRKRVDIARKYNADMFISVHADAAPRLTASGASVFALSENGATSATARFMAQRENGADLIGATSLLNLKDKDPMLAGVILDMSMNATIAASLELGHTVLGSLEGVTTLHQKRVEQAGFAVLKSPDVPSILVETGFISNSRDSQRLVTARHQQAVADGLFDGMKRYFEHNPPAGSYVAWQQTQRADEAAV, from the coding sequence ATGCACCGACGTCAAATGCTGCTAAATATGATTTTGGCCAGCGCCGCTTTTGCGCTTCCGTTTTCTGTGAATGCAACTCAAATCCGTAACGCACGCCTGTGGCGCTCCGATAGCAAGCTAAGACTTGTGTTCGATCTAAGCGGCCCGGTGCAGTACAAGACTTTTACGCTCAGCGCGCCTGAGCGAATCATCATCGACGTCAGCGGCGCGCATCTTGAAGGCGACTTCAGTCAGTTGGCGCTGGAAAATACGCCCATAAAATCCATCCGCTCCGGGCATTTTGGGGCCAGTGATACACGTATCGTTCTGGACCTGACGTCGCCTGTGCAGCTCAACAGTTTTTTGTTGGGGCCAGAAGGTTCGCAAGGCAACCGGCTCGTTCTGGATCTGGGCCACGATGCGCTTGCTCGCGCCCCAGTACAGCTAGCTGCAGCGGCACCGCTGGTTAAGGAGCCGCAGGCGCCACTCGCGGCAAGGGACCGCTCAAAGCGCGACATTATGGTGGTAGTAGACGCAGGCCATGGCGGCAAGGATCCGGGGGCTGTCGGCTCCAGAGGTGAGCGTGAGAAAGACGTCGTGCTGTCCATCGCGCAGTTGCTGGCCAAGCGCCTGAAGCGCGAAAAAGGTTTCGATGTGCGTTTGGTCCGTAACGATGACTTCTTCGTGCCACTGCGCAAGCGCGTTGATATTGCGCGCAAATACAACGCGGACATGTTCATCTCGGTCCATGCCGATGCGGCGCCCCGGCTCACCGCCTCGGGGGCATCAGTGTTTGCGTTGTCGGAAAACGGCGCTACCTCTGCGACAGCTCGTTTCATGGCCCAGCGCGAAAACGGCGCTGATCTGATCGGAGCAACCAGTCTGTTGAATCTGAAGGACAAAGATCCAATGCTGGCCGGGGTGATTCTCGACATGTCGATGAACGCTACCATTGCGGCAAGTCTTGAGTTGGGCCACACCGTATTGGGGAGTCTGGAGGGTGTTACCACGCTGCATCAAAAGCGCGTGGAACAGGCCGGCTTCGCGGTTCTGAAGTCCCCCGACGTGCCGTCGATTCTGGTCGAGACCGGCTTCATCTCCAACAGCCGCGACAGCCAGCGTCTGGTCACCGCACGACATCAACAAGCCGTAGCGGACGGGTTATTCGACGGGATGAAGCGTTACTTTGAACATAATCCTCCCGCAGGTTCCTACGTCGCATGGCAACAAACGCAGAGGGCGGACGAGGCGGCAGTTTGA